A section of the Actinomycetota bacterium genome encodes:
- the gatC gene encoding Asp-tRNA(Asn)/Glu-tRNA(Gln) amidotransferase subunit GatC: MSGHISRDDVLHVARLARLPLTDDEADLFTGQLEAVLEHVAGVAALDTAGVEPTAHPLPLENVLRADEVVAGVDRDEVLAQAPSAESGRFRVPPVLGVEP; this comes from the coding sequence ATGAGCGGCCACATCTCCCGTGACGACGTGCTGCACGTGGCCCGCCTGGCCCGCCTGCCGCTCACCGACGACGAGGCCGACCTGTTCACGGGCCAGCTCGAAGCCGTACTGGAGCACGTCGCAGGCGTGGCCGCCCTCGACACCGCCGGGGTCGAGCCCACGGCCCACCCCCTGCCCCTGGAGAACGTGCTGCGGGCCGACGAAGTGGTGGCCGGTGTCGACCGCGACGAGGTGCTGGCCCAGGCCCCGTCGGCCGAGAGCGGCCGCTTCCGGGTGCCGCCGGTCCTGGGTGTGGAGCCCTGA
- the gatA gene encoding Asp-tRNA(Asn)/Glu-tRNA(Gln) amidotransferase subunit GatA: MVEEHLAAVEAREGDVHAFNLVLAERARAEADTLDGRVAAGEDVGPLAGVPVAVKDNICTRGVATTCSSHVLAGWEPPYDATVVARLRRAGAVVVGKTNLDEFAMGSSTENSAFGPTRNPHDLARVPGGSSGGSAAAVAAGFASVALGSDTGGSIRQPASLCGVVGVKPTYGLVSRYGLVAYASSLDQIGPMAATVADAALVLDVIAGHDPADSTSVARPFAGVGHAARSDGAAVEGLRVGIVDELTAEANPDVVARVEAAARALEAAGASVGRASVPAVAYSLPAYYLIAPAEASSNLARYDGVRYGLRAGGPDVDEMFCATRAAGFGPEVKRRIMLGTYVLSAGYYDAYYAQAQRVRTLVLRAFEAAYEDFDVLLSPTSPTTAFPLGAKVSDPLAMYMMDVATIASNLAGHPAMSVPYGTGDDGLPVGVQVLAPALGETVMFRVAAALEASLA; encoded by the coding sequence GTGGTCGAGGAGCACCTGGCGGCCGTCGAAGCCCGCGAGGGGGACGTGCACGCCTTCAACCTCGTCCTGGCCGAGCGGGCCCGGGCCGAGGCCGACACCCTCGACGGGCGGGTGGCCGCCGGGGAGGACGTGGGGCCGCTGGCGGGCGTGCCCGTGGCCGTCAAGGACAACATCTGCACCCGGGGGGTGGCCACCACCTGCTCGTCGCACGTGCTGGCCGGTTGGGAGCCGCCTTACGACGCCACCGTGGTCGCCCGCCTGCGCCGGGCCGGGGCCGTGGTGGTGGGCAAGACCAACCTCGACGAGTTCGCCATGGGCTCGTCGACCGAGAACTCGGCCTTCGGGCCCACCCGCAACCCTCACGACCTGGCCCGGGTCCCCGGCGGGTCCAGCGGGGGCAGCGCGGCAGCCGTGGCCGCCGGGTTCGCCAGCGTGGCCCTGGGGTCGGACACCGGCGGCTCCATCCGCCAGCCCGCCTCGCTGTGCGGGGTCGTGGGCGTGAAGCCCACCTACGGCCTCGTCTCCCGCTACGGGCTGGTGGCCTACGCCTCCTCGCTCGACCAGATCGGGCCCATGGCCGCCACCGTGGCCGACGCCGCCCTCGTCCTCGATGTGATCGCCGGCCACGACCCGGCCGACTCCACATCGGTGGCCCGGCCCTTCGCTGGCGTGGGCCACGCCGCCCGGTCAGACGGGGCCGCAGTCGAGGGCCTGCGGGTGGGCATCGTCGACGAGCTCACGGCCGAGGCCAACCCAGACGTGGTGGCCCGGGTGGAGGCCGCAGCCCGGGCCCTGGAGGCGGCCGGGGCGAGCGTGGGCCGGGCGTCGGTCCCGGCCGTCGCCTACAGCCTGCCCGCCTACTACCTGATCGCCCCGGCCGAGGCGTCGTCCAACCTGGCCCGCTACGACGGCGTCCGCTACGGCCTGCGGGCGGGCGGGCCCGACGTCGACGAGATGTTCTGCGCCACCCGGGCCGCGGGCTTCGGGCCCGAGGTCAAGCGCCGCATCATGCTGGGCACCTACGTGCTGTCGGCCGGCTACTACGACGCTTACTACGCCCAAGCCCAGCGGGTGCGAACCCTCGTCCTGCGGGCCTTCGAAGCTGCCTACGAGGACTTCGACGTGCTGCTGTCGCCCACGTCGCCCACGACCGCCTTCCCCCTGGGGGCCAAGGTGTCCGACCCGCTGGCCATGTACATGATGGACGTGGCCACCATCGCCTCCAACCTGGCCGGGCACCCAGCCATGTCGGTGCCCTACGGCACCGGCGACGACGGGTTGCCCGTCGGCGTCCAGGTCCTGGCCCCGGCCCTGGGCGAAACGGTGATGTTCCGGGTGGCGGCTGCCCTCGAAGCGAGCCTGGCGTGA